The Brachyspira hyodysenteriae ATCC 27164 genome includes a window with the following:
- a CDS encoding glycosyltransferase family 2 protein, with the protein MITVIVTTYNTEKYIARCLDSLINQTFQDFDIIIVDDCSKDNTQKIILEYADKFSEKIKYIFMPQNTGAPANTRNKALESGLITGKYIIFLDGDDDIENNFLEKLFITAENNNADITFCGYERFDAETLKVYCKEMTNNKYQYLEKKDFNDDLAFFNTAFWNKLIRYDFIKDFRFKNVCGVDDPLFMIDIYQYTKKLAFTNDILIRYRVYNSSTINVHLVLDEMKKFRDELVNIKQDYLKNNLIDIDILTLFVFIHIGISMPFRVYRNKLCNINEYIKLTKEYFDNNFSNWKKLKYLNLFHAFSKHGIKGLGLWGCRLLYKIGMFKLFLMFYLFLINKLNIDIKW; encoded by the coding sequence ATGATAACAGTAATAGTAACTACATATAATACAGAAAAATATATAGCTAGATGTTTAGATTCTCTTATCAATCAGACATTTCAAGATTTTGATATAATTATTGTAGATGATTGCTCTAAAGATAATACTCAAAAAATAATACTTGAATATGCTGATAAATTTAGTGAAAAAATAAAATATATATTTATGCCTCAAAATACAGGGGCTCCTGCTAATACTAGAAACAAAGCATTAGAGAGCGGACTTATTACAGGAAAATATATAATATTTTTGGATGGAGATGATGATATAGAAAATAATTTTTTAGAAAAATTATTCATCACAGCTGAGAATAATAATGCAGATATTACATTTTGCGGTTATGAAAGATTCGATGCAGAAACATTAAAAGTATACTGCAAAGAAATGACTAATAACAAATATCAATATTTAGAAAAAAAAGACTTTAATGATGATTTAGCTTTTTTTAATACAGCATTTTGGAACAAATTAATTAGATATGATTTTATAAAAGATTTTAGATTTAAAAATGTATGCGGAGTAGATGATCCTTTATTTATGATAGACATTTATCAGTATACTAAAAAATTAGCATTTACTAATGACATATTAATAAGATATAGAGTTTATAATTCTTCTACAATAAATGTTCATTTAGTACTTGATGAGATGAAAAAATTCAGAGATGAGCTTGTAAATATTAAACAAGATTATTTAAAAAATAATTTAATTGATATTGATATTCTTACTCTATTCGTATTTATACATATAGGAATATCTATGCCTTTCAGAGTGTACAGAAATAAATTATGTAATATTAATGAATATATAAAACTAACAAAAGAATATTTTGATAATAACTTTAGTAATTGGAAGAAGCTGAAATATTTAAACTTATTTCATGCTTTTTCTAAACATGGTATAAAAGGGTTAGGACTTTGGGGATGCCGTCTTTTGTATAAAATTGGAATGTTCAAATTATTTTTAATGTTTTATCTTTTTTTAATTAATAAGCTTAATATAGATATAAAATGGTAA
- a CDS encoding glycosyltransferase: MLNVIVPVYNEKDNIKKLFDEIKNNIKVPISVFIIYDFDEDNTLEEVNKIKELYNFDINLLKNKYGRGVLNAIKTGLYLENNNPVLVIMADLSDSLEIVDNMYKKITEEGYDLVCGSRYMKGGRQIGGPFFKGLMSRTAGISLHILTGINTHDISNSFKMYSRKVLDSITIESNGGFELGMEITVKAYAMGCKIAEIPSTWRDRTSGESRFKLFSWLPKYLHWYFYALKNKRNSKS, from the coding sequence ATGTTAAATGTTATTGTTCCGGTTTATAATGAAAAAGATAATATAAAAAAACTATTTGATGAAATAAAAAATAATATCAAAGTACCTATATCTGTATTTATAATATATGACTTTGATGAAGATAATACTTTAGAAGAAGTTAATAAAATAAAAGAATTGTATAATTTTGATATAAATTTATTAAAAAATAAATATGGAAGAGGTGTTTTAAATGCCATTAAAACAGGATTATATTTAGAAAATAATAATCCTGTTTTAGTAATAATGGCTGATTTATCTGATAGTTTGGAAATCGTTGATAATATGTATAAAAAAATAACAGAGGAAGGTTATGATTTAGTATGCGGATCTAGGTATATGAAAGGTGGCAGACAAATAGGTGGACCATTTTTCAAAGGTTTAATGTCAAGAACCGCAGGTATAAGCCTTCATATATTAACAGGTATAAATACTCATGATATATCTAATAGTTTTAAAATGTATTCCAGAAAAGTTTTAGACAGCATCACAATTGAAAGTAATGGCGGCTTTGAACTTGGAATGGAGATAACTGTAAAAGCATATGCTATGGGATGTAAAATCGCAGAAATACCATCTACTTGGAGAGATAGAACCAGCGGAGAATCTAGGTTTAAACTATTTTCATGGCTGCCTAAATATCTGCATTGGTATTTTTATGCCTTGAAAAATAAAAGAAATTCAAAAAGTTAG
- a CDS encoding NAD-dependent epimerase/dehydratase family protein → MKILITGSAGFISGYLVDQLLERGHEVIGIDNYSKYGYLEKSYDNHPKFTKVDGDVKDINLMKNLIEDCDQVVAIAAMIGGITYFHEYAYDLLAENEKIIASTFDSAIWAFKNKKLKKINVLSSSMVFESTSTYPTEEGEQFKCPPPLSTYGFQKLACEYFTKGAYEQYKLPYTIIRPFNCVGIGERRAKNEKEINSGNVKLAMSHVVPDLVQKVLKGQDPLHILGSGNQIRHYTYGGDLARGIVTCIESDKAINEDFNISTAQSTTVKELAAVIWKKINGDKPLNFVSDEPYQYDVQKRVPSVEKAKRILGFEATTTLSEMLDEVIPWIKEQIKFGNI, encoded by the coding sequence ATGAAAATTTTAATTACAGGTTCAGCTGGATTTATATCCGGATATTTAGTTGATCAGCTTTTAGAAAGAGGCCATGAGGTTATTGGTATAGACAATTATAGTAAATATGGTTATTTAGAGAAAAGTTATGATAATCACCCTAAATTTACAAAAGTTGATGGTGATGTAAAAGATATAAACTTGATGAAAAATTTAATTGAGGATTGCGATCAAGTTGTGGCAATAGCCGCTATGATAGGAGGTATAACTTATTTTCATGAGTATGCTTATGATTTGCTTGCTGAAAATGAAAAAATTATAGCTTCTACTTTTGACAGTGCTATATGGGCATTCAAAAATAAAAAACTAAAGAAAATTAATGTTTTATCATCTTCTATGGTATTTGAATCCACTTCTACTTACCCTACAGAAGAAGGCGAGCAATTTAAATGTCCTCCTCCTTTATCTACTTATGGTTTTCAAAAGTTAGCCTGTGAATATTTTACTAAAGGTGCTTATGAACAGTATAAACTTCCATATACGATAATAAGACCATTTAATTGTGTAGGAATAGGTGAAAGAAGAGCTAAAAATGAAAAAGAGATAAATTCAGGTAATGTGAAATTAGCTATGAGCCATGTTGTACCAGATTTAGTACAGAAGGTATTAAAAGGACAAGATCCTTTACATATATTAGGAAGCGGAAATCAAATAAGACATTATACTTATGGAGGAGATTTAGCTAGAGGAATAGTTACTTGTATTGAAAGTGATAAAGCTATTAATGAAGATTTCAATATATCTACAGCTCAATCTACTACAGTTAAAGAATTAGCTGCTGTTATATGGAAAAAGATTAATGGGGATAAGCCTTTAAATTTTGTATCTGATGAACCTTATCAATATGATGTTCAAAAAAGAGTACCATCTGTTGAAAAAGCTAAAAGAATATTAGGTTTTGAAGCTACTACTACTTTATCTGAAATGTTAGATGAAGTTATCCCTTGGATCAAAGAGCAAATTAAATTTGGAAATATATAA
- a CDS encoding nucleotide sugar dehydrogenase, which translates to MYDVSVIGGLGHVGLPLSIALANEGKKVCIYDINEKVYNDVINGIIPFYEENMEDMLKKVLKDRTLSLSLKPDVIKDSKIVIIIVGTPVDEHLNPTFSNIKRMIDELVPYINNDQLIILRSTVYPGISSKIRDWFLEHNLTPDIAFCPERILEGKAMEELYNLPQIISSFTDKGLERARELFSLLTKDIIVLEPMEAEVTKLFTNVWRYIKFSVSNQFYMIANDYGLDFYKIYDAMTFNYPRTKDFPKAGFAAGPCLFKDSMQLGAFNNGNFYLGHTAMLINEGLPNYIVKSLSLKHNLKELTVGILGMAFKSESDDIRESLSYKLKKILSISSKKVLCSDPYVKDNDLISLEEIIEKSDIFIIGAPHKIYKDIKTDKKIVDVWNLLGNGGII; encoded by the coding sequence ATGTATGATGTATCAGTAATAGGCGGGCTTGGCCATGTGGGACTTCCATTATCAATAGCATTAGCAAATGAAGGTAAAAAAGTTTGCATTTATGATATTAATGAAAAAGTATATAATGATGTTATTAATGGTATAATTCCTTTTTATGAGGAAAATATGGAAGATATGCTTAAAAAAGTTCTTAAAGATAGGACTTTAAGTTTGAGTTTGAAACCTGATGTAATTAAAGATTCAAAAATAGTAATAATTATAGTTGGTACTCCTGTTGATGAGCATTTAAATCCTACTTTTTCTAATATAAAAAGAATGATAGATGAATTAGTACCTTATATTAATAATGATCAATTAATAATACTTCGTTCCACTGTTTATCCTGGTATATCATCAAAAATAAGAGATTGGTTTTTAGAGCATAATTTGACTCCTGATATAGCATTTTGCCCTGAGAGAATTCTTGAAGGTAAAGCTATGGAAGAATTATATAATCTTCCGCAAATAATATCTTCATTTACAGATAAAGGATTGGAAAGAGCCAGGGAATTATTTTCTTTATTGACAAAAGATATAATAGTTTTAGAACCTATGGAAGCGGAAGTTACTAAATTATTTACTAATGTATGGAGATATATAAAGTTCTCGGTATCTAATCAATTTTATATGATAGCTAATGATTATGGCTTAGATTTTTATAAGATTTACGATGCTATGACATTTAATTATCCTCGTACTAAAGATTTTCCAAAGGCAGGATTTGCAGCAGGTCCATGTCTTTTTAAAGACTCAATGCAGCTTGGAGCTTTTAATAACGGTAATTTTTATTTAGGACACACTGCAATGCTTATAAATGAGGGGCTTCCTAATTATATAGTTAAATCTTTATCTTTAAAACATAATTTAAAAGAATTAACGGTTGGAATATTAGGTATGGCATTTAAATCAGAATCTGATGATATAAGAGAATCTTTAAGTTACAAATTAAAAAAGATTTTGTCTATTTCATCTAAAAAAGTATTATGTTCAGATCCTTATGTTAAAGATAATGATTTAATATCTTTAGAAGAAATTATAGAAAAATCAGATATATTTATAATTGGTGCACCGCATAAGATATATAAGGATATAAAGACTGATAAAAAAATAGTAGATGTTTGGAATTTATTAGGTAATGGAGGAATTATATAA
- a CDS encoding ArnT family glycosyltransferase — MKNNKLFLKIYLFLLILCSLSLIVLSVLGNKNRIGYLGEFIFDEYQINNTLKLNGLLNIRDNFIIDGILDKKSIKNFIFTNDSITNYSYDFRIKYYDKVFRNSDIYGVYLDTNKIFQEHNFIKKIKMQKNGSPYGELISDKIINGEKIDNISYTLKVRNVITVTIIIMILMYLYLTFYKKLIIFYNFFINYKYFKLIFTLFSSIIILLIVSNLLLINYKFKSRLSYYDLVMKNNFDSIYKVKIDNYTDSNLFNINLKSISIIDYEDKSSFSIEDEELILRLENNIDIKTVSNSTVEYSIDINDILKNIVNIILYFYLIFICLILSKNNFIQKYYKYIFILIFSFISFPTISNILVANGLDPSWMYFINAADKLGFKFGKDIVFTYGFLGYLISPINLDNNLIISFIFKIIIYIIFILAIYKLIEKYDNLNIMFLIMPFLYYFSLGIFYSLFDYYISFLIAILLIIDSKSNYKYIPYIIAGILMAIAFFIKVSSGLLNVSMLIIYLVYVIIYRDKKSIINYSVILLFSLILIPVIYLIYNRNILDFYNYFKSSIEISSGYIYSMSVESKKWYNILIGYIFAIIYVYLIIYYFRKKDQKWLYMSLCGILFYLNFKHAFVRHDWIFAPPFLFISSILVLSTINEKTKLKLFIVIMIFAVSIINNVNIVNIFNFLFTGKYDSIAYSINKLNDNKQYESDRLIKLPNEMLSEISTNTVTIYPIEVSYVCNNNLNFKPMPIFQSYSIYTPYLDKLNSDFFDNENSPEYIIFEWGTIDRRLTLTDTPLTYQKIYNNYDVYDIYDGIYMLLKKREIKLNNNLQSNYTQKINIYEDKINIENITNDNTYLILKADMKLNIFGKIAKLVYQIPPISAEIETYSGKKYSFRILLPMLKNGMIINKLPTSLYEFESIFNNKMEDSVKTIRFYGKGLKLYKKKIYINIDIVEIK, encoded by the coding sequence GTGAAAAATAATAAATTATTCCTAAAAATATATTTATTTTTATTAATACTTTGCAGTTTATCTTTAATAGTTCTTTCAGTATTAGGTAATAAAAATAGAATAGGGTATTTAGGAGAATTTATATTTGATGAATATCAAATAAATAATACTCTTAAATTAAATGGTTTGTTAAACATCAGAGATAATTTTATAATAGATGGAATTCTAGACAAAAAATCTATAAAAAACTTTATATTTACAAATGATTCTATTACAAATTATAGTTATGATTTTAGAATAAAATATTATGATAAAGTATTTAGAAATAGTGATATATATGGTGTTTATTTAGATACAAATAAAATTTTTCAAGAACATAATTTTATTAAAAAAATTAAAATGCAAAAAAATGGAAGTCCGTATGGAGAACTAATTTCTGATAAAATAATAAATGGAGAAAAAATTGATAATATAAGTTATACTTTAAAAGTTAGAAATGTTATTACAGTTACAATTATAATAATGATATTAATGTATTTGTATTTAACTTTTTATAAAAAATTAATAATATTTTATAATTTCTTTATAAATTATAAATATTTTAAATTAATTTTTACTTTATTTTCTTCAATTATTATTTTATTAATAGTGTCAAATTTATTATTGATAAATTATAAATTTAAAAGCAGATTATCATATTATGATCTAGTAATGAAAAATAATTTTGATAGTATTTATAAAGTAAAAATAGATAATTATACGGATAGTAATTTATTTAATATTAATCTAAAAAGTATCAGTATTATTGATTATGAAGATAAATCTAGCTTTAGTATTGAAGATGAAGAATTGATATTAAGATTAGAAAATAATATAGATATTAAAACGGTTTCTAATAGCACTGTAGAATATAGTATAGATATTAACGATATTTTAAAAAATATTGTTAATATTATATTATATTTTTATTTAATATTTATTTGCTTAATTCTTAGTAAAAATAACTTTATTCAAAAATATTATAAATATATTTTTATACTAATATTCTCTTTTATTTCATTTCCAACTATTAGTAATATATTAGTAGCGAATGGTTTAGATCCATCTTGGATGTATTTCATTAATGCTGCTGATAAATTAGGATTTAAATTCGGAAAAGATATAGTATTTACTTATGGATTTTTAGGATATTTAATATCTCCGATTAATCTTGATAATAATTTAATAATAAGTTTTATATTTAAAATTATTATTTATATAATATTTATACTTGCTATTTATAAATTAATAGAAAAATATGATAATTTAAATATAATGTTTTTAATTATGCCTTTTCTATATTATTTTAGTCTTGGTATATTTTATAGTTTATTTGATTATTATATATCATTTTTAATAGCTATATTATTAATAATAGATAGTAAAAGTAATTACAAATATATTCCATATATTATAGCAGGTATATTAATGGCTATAGCATTTTTTATTAAAGTATCCAGCGGATTGTTGAATGTATCTATGCTAATAATATATTTAGTATATGTTATAATTTATAGAGATAAAAAATCCATTATAAATTACAGCGTTATACTATTATTTAGTTTAATTTTAATTCCTGTTATATATCTGATATATAACAGGAATATATTAGATTTTTATAATTATTTTAAATCTTCTATTGAAATAAGTTCTGGCTATATATATTCAATGAGCGTTGAAAGTAAAAAATGGTACAATATTTTAATAGGGTATATATTTGCAATAATATATGTGTATTTAATAATTTATTATTTTCGTAAAAAAGATCAAAAGTGGCTTTATATGTCTTTATGCGGTATATTATTTTATTTGAATTTCAAACATGCATTTGTAAGACATGATTGGATTTTTGCTCCGCCATTTTTGTTTATTTCTTCTATCCTAGTATTATCTACAATAAATGAGAAAACAAAATTAAAACTATTTATAGTTATCATGATTTTTGCTGTTTCGATAATTAATAATGTTAATATAGTTAATATATTTAATTTTTTATTTACAGGAAAATATGATAGTATAGCTTATAGTATAAATAAATTAAATGATAATAAGCAATACGAATCTGATAGATTAATAAAACTTCCTAATGAAATGCTTAGTGAGATATCAACTAATACAGTTACAATATATCCAATTGAAGTATCTTATGTTTGTAATAATAACTTGAATTTTAAACCTATGCCTATATTTCAGTCATATTCAATTTATACTCCATATTTAGATAAATTGAATTCTGATTTTTTTGATAATGAAAATTCTCCGGAATATATCATATTTGAATGGGGAACTATAGATAGAAGACTTACATTAACGGATACCCCATTAACTTATCAAAAAATATACAATAATTATGATGTCTATGATATATATGATGGCATATACATGCTGTTAAAAAAAAGAGAGATTAAATTAAATAATAATTTACAATCAAATTATACACAGAAAATAAATATTTATGAAGATAAAATAAATATTGAAAATATAACAAATGATAATACTTATTTGATATTGAAAGCAGATATGAAATTAAATATTTTTGGTAAAATAGCAAAATTGGTTTATCAAATACCTCCTATTTCCGCTGAAATAGAAACTTATAGCGGTAAGAAATATTCATTTAGAATTTTGCTTCCTATGTTAAAAAATGGAATGATTATAAATAAATTACCAACTTCACTATATGAATTTGAAAGTATATTTAATAATAAAATGGAAGATAGTGTAAAAACAATAAGGTTTTATGGAAAAGGATTGAAATTATACAAGAAAAAAATATACATTAATATTGATATAGTAGAAATAAAATAG